CCGGATACGAGCAATGCAACGCTGCCACGTGCATCTGAAATTCGCGTTCACGAACAATTGACATGCCGGCGCGCCAGGAGTCGAGCACTTGCAGCACGCTGATTTGCGGATTTTTGCGGCGCGCGTGCAGCATTTCGGCGGTGAGGTTGCGAAAGTCGCGCGCAGAGAAGTTGGCAGTTTTGGCGATGAGCGCATCCCAATCAGCAGGGGAGAGGGCATCCAGCGGCACGCCTTTGCGTTTGAACAATTCGCGGATGAAAGCAACGCGCTTTTCGCCTTCGGGATCAAAGACGGCGATTTGAATCGGGCTGCGGCTTTTTACATCGGGGTCAAGCTCGTCGGGACGCGACGTCATCAAGCCCCACAACACTTTCACGAGATTGCGCTCGTCGCCCATCATTTGAATGATGTTGCCGGCAAGCTGCTTCTCCGCCTCGTGCGTCGTGGGAGAGTGTACCGAGCCAAACGCCGTATGCGCTTCATCGACGAGAATGAGAATTTTGCCAAACGTCAGCACGTACCAGCGGAACAACTCGAACATCACCGAAGTCTGGCCGTAGTACATGCTGCGCAGATTTTTGATGCGAATCACCACGCGGCCGGATTTGCCGGCATAGGCTTGCAACAGAAAAGTTTTGCCGCCTCCGTTCGGCCCGGAAACCAGCACCGCGGACACCGCGGTATCACGATGCTCGCAGCGCTCGAACACGTCGTCTAGAATCTGCTTGTGCTCATCGTTGCCGATCACCGCGTCGGGGCCGAAGGCGGGAATCTCGACTTCGATGATGTCACCCAGATGCTCGCGCAGCAAATTGTTGATCTCGGCCAACAGCATGGCGCGCGTCACCGGTTTTTTCTCACTGACCGCATCTTCAAAAAGATCTTTGAGCACCTCCAGCGTGAGTCCGGCGCTGTCCGCGATAAATCTCTCCTTACCGCCTTCGAGTTGTAGAGCCTCGCCAAATTTGGGGTTTTTCAAAAAATGCTCAACGAACTGCCGCCGCTGTTCCTCGTCTGGTAAGGGAATGGAAATGCTTGCCGTATGCGGCAGTGCGCGCAGCAGGCTGTTCACTTCGGAGTTGGTGCGGTTGAGCAGAATGAAAAAATCTTTCTCTTCGCGAAATTCGGGTTGCGTCAGCCAGGCATAAAAAAACGCCAACCGGTTCTTGTCCAATTCCGGCAACCGGTTGATCTCGCCTTCGGGAAATAATGTTCCCGCCAAACGCACAATAATGGCCAGCGGCTTCAACTCGGCATGTTTTTTCCGAAAGCGCACCATGCGTTCGGTGAGATGCTTCAACATCACCAGCGCCGCGAGAGATTGAAAGGTGTTGTTGGCGACAGCGTTGCGAAATTCCTCAAGCTCCTGCTCGCGAAATCCCTCCGCAGGCAAAAGATGCTCGGCGGATTTCCACACGCGCGCAAAATCCAATTCGTCTTCTGGACTCAAAAACGAGATGCCGGCCATGTCGACGAACACAATGGTGAAATGCCCGCGCAGCGCGCGATAGAGCACTTGATCCATCGGCGCAAACTCGTTCGTTGTCACATCCCAAAACGAATCGTGGATGTTGCCCGTCATCAGAATGACGTTCTTTTTGCGCTGGCGGTAGAGGCGATTAAGATCGTTTAAGAAATTGGGTCGGGTTGACATTTTTTCGTGTAACGTGTGACGTGTAACGGTCTTGGTTTTGAGACTGTTTGTTGTTCAAGGGGCGTGTAACGTGAGACGTGTAACGGTCTATGATTTGAC
This candidate division KSB1 bacterium DNA region includes the following protein-coding sequences:
- a CDS encoding ATP-binding protein, with product MSTRPNFLNDLNRLYRQRKKNVILMTGNIHDSFWDVTTNEFAPMDQVLYRALRGHFTIVFVDMAGISFLSPEDELDFARVWKSAEHLLPAEGFREQELEEFRNAVANNTFQSLAALVMLKHLTERMVRFRKKHAELKPLAIIVRLAGTLFPEGEINRLPELDKNRLAFFYAWLTQPEFREEKDFFILLNRTNSEVNSLLRALPHTASISIPLPDEEQRRQFVEHFLKNPKFGEALQLEGGKERFIADSAGLTLEVLKDLFEDAVSEKKPVTRAMLLAEINNLLREHLGDIIEVEIPAFGPDAVIGNDEHKQILDDVFERCEHRDTAVSAVLVSGPNGGGKTFLLQAYAGKSGRVVIRIKNLRSMYYGQTSVMFELFRWYVLTFGKILILVDEAHTAFGSVHSPTTHEAEKQLAGNIIQMMGDERNLVKVLWGLMTSRPDELDPDVKSRSPIQIAVFDPEGEKRVAFIRELFKRKGVPLDALSPADWDALIAKTANFSARDFRNLTAEMLHARRKNPQISVLQVLDSWRAGMSIVREREFQMHVAALHCSYPALLPERFRKMSTEELIAATEGLRMMMQFR